The genomic DNA GCTAAATGCGGGACACGAGCGGCCACTTCATTAATGCGCTCTAGCGGGTAATCAACTTCTGCTTCATTGGCAATAGCTAGTGTATGTAAAACCGTATTTGTTGATCCACCTAATGCCATATCAAGGGCAAAAGCATTATCAATTGCTTTTTCTGTCACAATATCACGTGGTTTCAAATCCATTTCAATAAGCTTCATTAATTGTTTGGCTGATTTTTTCACTAATTCTTTCCGCTCAGGTGAAACCGCTAAAATTGTACCATTTCCTGGAAGTGCTAGTCCGAGAGCTTCGGCAAGGCAATTCATGGAGTTTGCTGTAAACATTCCAGAGCATGAACCACAAGTAGGACAACCATATTGTTCTAACTCTTGCAGTGCTTTTTCATCAATTTTTCCTGATTGATAGGCACCTACTCCTTCAAAAACAGAAGATAAGGATATTTTCCGTCCATCACTTGTCTGACCAGCTGCCATCGGCCCGCCGCTCACAAAAATCGTTGGAATATTTATTCTCATGGCGGCCATCATCATTCCTGGTGTAATTTTGTCACAGTTCGGAATACATACCATCCCGTCAAACCAATGGGCAGAAACGACTGTTTCAACAGAGTCCGCAATAATTTCACGGCTTGGCAATGAATAACGCATGCCAATATGTCCCATTGCAATTCCGTCATCAACGCCAATTGTATTAAACTCGAATGGAACCCCACCAGCTTCTCGAATCGCTTCCTTCACAAGTTTCCCAAATTCCTGAAGATGAACATGACCAGGAATAATGTCAACATACGAGTTCACAACAGCGATAAAGGGTTTGTCAAAATCTTCATCTTTGACACCTGTCGCTCGTAATAAACTGCGGTGCGGTGCACGATCAAAGCCTTTTTTAATCATGTTGCTTCGTAACTCTGCCACAATTAATCCCTCCGATTTTTTATACTTTCAAAGATTCAGTAAATTTGATATTTTAATATTATACTATTATTTTAGTTATTAAACAAAATTTTTGTTATAAATTCTTAAAAAATTGAATGTTTATCTTTTACGAACTTCCATCTCATAGTCAATTCAAATAATCTTTTAATAGTCTTCAAATTCGTTTATCAATCATTCCCTGTAAACTTGATAGTATAAAAAATAATATGGATATTTTTTAATCATCAGTAATAATAATCTAAGGTGAGGAATTTATCCTCACCTTTACAGATGAATGAAACCATTTTCTCCTTCTAGTTTATAATTTAAATTGACGCACTAATCCATTCAGCTCTTCCGCTAGTTTCGCAAGCTGCTCTGAACTGTTCGACATTTCTTCCATGGAACTGTTCGTTTGCTGTGCAGCGGCAGAGGTTTGTTCAATTCCTGCAGCTGACTCTTCGGAGATTGAGGCGACTTCTTCAATAGAGCGGTTCATTTCATGACTATTTGCAGCGATCTCTGTCAAGTTATCAGACATTGTTTGAATATGCTGAACCATCTCTGTAACAGCTTCGTTAATGGTTTGAAAGGTTTCGCCTGTCTTATTAATTTGATCTATTCCATGTTCGACTTCTTGATATCCGTTTTGCAAAGAATCAACGACCATTCTCGATTCATTTTGTATATTGCCTACAATGTCCGTAATATCTGTAATGGAAACCGAAACTTGCTCGGCGAGCTTTCTTACTTCATCAGCGACTACGGCAAAGCCTTTCCCGTTTTCACCAGCTCTTGCCGCTTCAATTGCTGCGTTTAAGGCCAATAGATTGGTTTGGTCTGCAATTCCTTGAATAACTGAGACTAATTTCGTAATTTTTTGCAAATGGCCGTTCAAGCCTTGCACTTTGTCAATAGACTGTTGGAACGTTTGATCAATCTTCGTCATTTGTTCTGTGGAAGAATTCATAAGTATGCTTCCTTTATTGGCAACATCCAACACCTCTTTGGAAGCTGATTGTATCTGTTCTCCTTTCTCGCTTGCATCTTGTATTTTTTTTGTAAACAACTCCATGTTTGAAGCCATTTCTCTTGCATTGTTTGCTTGTGACTCAGAACCTGCCGCCAATTCCTGCATCGTCGTTGCAATTTGTTCCGAACCAGCCTTCACTTCATTTGCTGAATGAGTTAGTTCCTCGCTATGACTCGTCAGAATTTCAGAAGCATTCGAAATATTTGTCATAATAGATTTTAGCCTGCTTTGCAGTTCGTTTAATGCTTTCGCAAGTTTGCCGGTTTCATCTTTCAAACGGATTTTCATCTCATCATGTGTTAAATCGCCATGAGCTAATAAATACATGCGTTCAGAAACGTCATGGATCGGTTTAGAAATGTTGTTTGAAAATGCCCACACAATCAGAAAACCAATCATGACCGTTATCCCAATCACAATGAGTAGAAATGTTAAAAGCTCTTTTGCCGGTTTGTTAAAATCCTGCAAATACGTGCTGGCAACGACCGTCCACTGCCAATGCGGTTCCGTTTTTGTATACGCAACTTTTCTTTCAATTTGATTTTTATTATTCGGCAATGACCAATGATAATAAACAAAGCCCCCACCTTTATTTCCAACCTTGATGAGCTCTTGTACAAATTTCACACCATTTTTATCTTTTAGATCCCAGTCGTCGCTTCCTTCATCAGTTGGATGTGCAACTTGTATGCCATTTTGATCATATACAAATAAATATCCGTTTTCACCTAAATCAATGTTTTTGTTTATTGGACGTATCCCGTCAGCACCCTTTTCACCTAAAATAGCAATTTTTACTTTTTCTTGTGCTTCTTCTAATGAAATTGTTCCTTTTTCTACTTCTTCATTTAACGAATTAATCATTTCAATGGTCATTTCCACACTGTTTTTTAACTTTGATTCCCCTAAATCATTTAAACTCGTAGTGGCTTTTTGATAACTTAACAAACCTAAAATAATCAGAGGAATCGTTAATAAAAGAAATGAAACGATCATTAACTTCATACGAATGCTAGTACGTATCTTGTTCAAATTCCGTCACCTTCCTAAAAAAACTAGAGCAATTGCTGCTTCTTCAGCATAATCATTTTAAAATATTTTAATAAAACTACTATTCTAAAAATACACATTATTTTTGTTCTTTTCAAGGCAGCGGCTTTCCTAACAAAAATCCTTGTGCATACTGAACTCCTAAAATTTTAGCCATCGCCAAATCTTCCTGTTTTTCAATCCCTTCCAATATTAATTTGATATTGGTTCGTTCACAAAGATATAACAGTTTTTTCACAATATCTTTCTTTTCATTACTCTTATGTATGTTATATGCTATAGAACGGTCTACTTTTAAATAATGAGGGTTTAGATCAACAAGAGCCTGTAAAGAGATTTCTTCTTTTCCGAAATCATCTAGTGCTACTTGAAACCCTTTCTCTTTTAGATATTGAATATTTCGAAAAAACTCCTTTAAATTTTCAATTTCTTTTCCCTCAACGATTTCAAAAATAATTTGATTGTTTGAGTAGAAAAAACCGTCTAATTTTTGAACAAAATTCCGAAAAGAGGTATCGATTAACGTAGATGGAAACACATTAATAAACAATCGATGCTGAAAATGTTTTATCTTGTTTAGCGCACAATGAAAGGATAACGTATCTAATTCATATAAGATACCGCATTCTTTTGCTATTTGAAACATTGTATCCGGATCTGAATAATAATCAGAACGAAGCAAAGCTTCGTAGCCGTAAATATTCCAATTGTTAATATCATATATTGGTTGAAAATAATGGTAAAAAGATTTATTTTCTAATATTTGCCTCATCCGTCTTTTTTCCTGTATGCGCAATCGTTAAACCCCCTATTTTATAGTTCAAATTTCTTAATAAAAAACATCTTAAATTTAGAAATAACATTTATAGTATATATTTTATTAATTTTAATATCAATAGTCTCTTGGGGGGTTACCTGTCTTGGTAGATTGTAAAAAGGTATCAGTATTACCCCCAAGGAGTGACATTTTATGTGTAAAATCCAAAAAACGATAGGAGAGAGAATCCGAAATTTTCGAAAACAAAAAGGTTGGAGCCAAGAAGAATTAGCGGATAAAGCGAGTCTTCATTCAACTTACATAGGTCAAATCGAACGAGGAGAAAAAAATGCAACAATAGAAAGTATCGAAAAAATTGCAAACGCACTTGAAGTTTCATTAGAGGATCTTTTTAAATCCATTCAGCCCATTGAAAAAAAGGAAGATTATACACTTTCTCAAATCATCACAAAACTACAAGCAAGATCTATAGAGGATCAAAAATTCATTCTTAACATGATCGATCAATTATTTCTTTGGAAAGACCAATAGTTGTTCAACAAAGAGAAACATATAGAAAAATTTCTCCCACCTTGAAGCGATAATAAAGGTGGGAGTTTTTCCTAAAGGATTTAACTATTCCGTGTTGTATGAGAATGATTACCTTTTA from Bacillus alveayuensis includes the following:
- a CDS encoding transcriptional regulator with XRE-family HTH domain (product_source=COG1396; cath_funfam=1.10.260.40; cog=COG1396; pfam=PF01381; smart=SM00530; superfamily=47413), coding for MCKIQKTIGERIRNFRKQKGWSQEELADKASLHSTYIGQIERGEKNATIESIEKIANALEVSLEDLFKSIQPIEKKEDYTLSQIITKLQARSIEDQKFILNMIDQLFLWKDQ
- a CDS encoding methyl-accepting chemotaxis protein (product_source=KO:K03406; cath_funfam=1.10.287.950,3.30.450.20; cog=COG0840; ko=KO:K03406; pfam=PF00015,PF00672,PF17200; smart=SM00283,SM01049; superfamily=58104; transmembrane_helix_parts=Outside_1_9,TMhelix_10_32,Inside_33_198,TMhelix_199_221,Outside_222_581), with translation MNKIRTSIRMKLMIVSFLLLTIPLIILGLLSYQKATTSLNDLGESKLKNSVEMTIEMINSLNEEVEKGTISLEEAQEKVKIAILGEKGADGIRPINKNIDLGENGYLFVYDQNGIQVAHPTDEGSDDWDLKDKNGVKFVQELIKVGNKGGGFVYYHWSLPNNKNQIERKVAYTKTEPHWQWTVVASTYLQDFNKPAKELLTFLLIVIGITVMIGFLIVWAFSNNISKPIHDVSERMYLLAHGDLTHDEMKIRLKDETGKLAKALNELQSRLKSIMTNISNASEILTSHSEELTHSANEVKAGSEQIATTMQELAAGSESQANNAREMASNMELFTKKIQDASEKGEQIQSASKEVLDVANKGSILMNSSTEQMTKIDQTFQQSIDKVQGLNGHLQKITKLVSVIQGIADQTNLLALNAAIEAARAGENGKGFAVVADEVRKLAEQVSVSITDITDIVGNIQNESRMVVDSLQNGYQEVEHGIDQINKTGETFQTINEAVTEMVQHIQTMSDNLTEIAANSHEMNRSIEEVASISEESAAGIEQTSAAAQQTNSSMEEMSNSSEQLAKLAEELNGLVRQFKL
- a CDS encoding dihydroxy-acid dehydratase (product_source=KO:K01687; cog=COG0129; ko=KO:K01687; pfam=PF00920; superfamily=143975,52016; tigrfam=TIGR00110); amino-acid sequence: MAELRSNMIKKGFDRAPHRSLLRATGVKDEDFDKPFIAVVNSYVDIIPGHVHLQEFGKLVKEAIREAGGVPFEFNTIGVDDGIAMGHIGMRYSLPSREIIADSVETVVSAHWFDGMVCIPNCDKITPGMMMAAMRINIPTIFVSGGPMAAGQTSDGRKISLSSVFEGVGAYQSGKIDEKALQELEQYGCPTCGSCSGMFTANSMNCLAEALGLALPGNGTILAVSPERKELVKKSAKQLMKLIEMDLKPRDIVTEKAIDNAFALDMALGGSTNTVLHTLAIANEAEVDYPLERINEVAARVPHLAKLAPASDVHIEDLHEAGGVSAVLNELTKKEGTLHLDTMTVTGKTLGENIAGCEVKDHHVIRPIDNPYSETGGLAVLFGNLAPDGAIIKTGGVQNGITRHEGPAIVFDSQEEALEGISSGKVKEGHVVIIRYEGPKGGPGMPEMLAPTSQIVGRGLGPKVALVTDGRFSGASRGLSIGHASPEAAEGGPLAFVQDGDYIVIDIEKRTMDVHVDEEEWEKRKANWKGFEPKVKTGYLARYSKLVTSASTGGVMKI
- a CDS encoding EAL domain-containing protein (putative c-di-GMP-specific phosphodiesterase class I) (product_source=COG2200; cath_funfam=3.20.20.450; cog=COG2200; pfam=PF00563; smart=SM00052; superfamily=141868), with product MRIQEKRRMRQILENKSFYHYFQPIYDINNWNIYGYEALLRSDYYSDPDTMFQIAKECGILYELDTLSFHCALNKIKHFQHRLFINVFPSTLIDTSFRNFVQKLDGFFYSNNQIIFEIVEGKEIENLKEFFRNIQYLKEKGFQVALDDFGKEEISLQALVDLNPHYLKVDRSIAYNIHKSNEKKDIVKKLLYLCERTNIKLILEGIEKQEDLAMAKILGVQYAQGFLLGKPLP